Genomic segment of bacterium:
GGCCTCATCAAGACGTACAACACGAACCAGCAGGTGCCGGATTCGGCCGGCACGATGACCGCCATCGCCTCGGGGGTGAAGACGAAGGCCGGGGTGCTGGGCGTCAACGACGCCGTCGTCTTCGACGACTGGGCGAGCGTTGGACCGGCTCGGGTCCCGACGCTCTTCGAAGAAGCCGAAGAGCGGGGCGTCGCGACCGGCATCGTCACGACCGCTCGCATCACCCATGCCACGCCGGCAGCCTGCTATGGCCACGCCGCCCATCGGAACTGGGAGACCGATTCCCTGCTCTCCCACGAGGCGCGCAAGCACGATTTCCCGGATCTCGCACGTCAATTGGTGGAGTTCTCGGCGGGCGACGGAATCGACGTCGTGCTTGGCGGTGGGCGAGCGATGTTCCTGCCGGCAAACGCGAAGGATCCGGAAGAGCCCGAAGTTCCGGGGCTGCGTTTCGATGAGCGGAATCTGATGGAGGAATGGCAGAAGCGGTACCCCCTTGGGCGCGCCATCTGGAACCAGACGCAATTCGACGCGGTGGATCCCCGCGGCACCCGCAAACTGCTCGGCCTTTTCGACCCGAGCCACATGGATTTCGAGCTCGACCGGAGCCGGGACAAGGGCGGAGAGCCTTCGCTCTCCGAGATGACCGCCAAAGCCATCGACATCCTCCGCCAGAGCGAAGAAGGCTACGTGCTACTCGTCGAAGGCGGCCGGATCGACCATGCCCATCACGCAAACAACGCCCACCGGGCGCTCGTCGAAACCGTCGAGTTCGCCCGCGCCGTGCAGGTGGCGCTCGATCGCACGAATCGTGCGGAGACCCTGCTGGTGGTCACCGCCGATCACAGCCACCCCCTCAACATCGCCGGCTACGTGACCCGCGGAAATCCGATCCTCGGCAAGGCTCGGGAGAACCCACTGGATGGTTCGGAACCGAAACTGGCGATGGACGGGGCGGGGCGACCCTTCGCGACCCTCAGCTACGGCCTTGGCCCGGGCCATACCGGAGCGACCGATCTGCAACCGGCGGGGCCGAAACGTTTCCCGCACTACGAGGCCACGAGCTTCGAGCCGGCCCAAGGGCGCCCGGATCTCACGGAGGTCGACACCACGGACCCGGGCTACCTCCAGGAGGCGCTGCTGCCGCGCTACTCCGGCACCCATAGCGGGGAGGACGTCGCCGTCTACGCAGATGGCCCCGGAGCAGCGCTCTTCTTCGGTGTCCAGGAGCAACACTACCTGTATCACGCTCTGGTGGAGGCGATGGCCCGGTCTGCCGATGAGTAGGGCGTGGCCCAGCTCGATCTCGGAATCCTCGGCAACGCCAGCTTTTCGGCCCTCGTAGACGACAAGGGGCGCAACGTCTGGTGTTGCCTGCCGCGCTTCGACGGCGACCCGGTCTTCTCGAGCCTGCTGGCCGGCGAGGGTGAGCCCGAATCCGGTTTCTTCGACGTATTGCTCGAGAATTTCAGATCGAGCGAGCAGGAATACCTGCGGAATACCGCCATCCTCGTGACGCGGCTTCACGACGCGAACGGCGGTGAGATCGAGATCATCGATTTCGCACCCCGCTACCGGGAACGGGAGCGGATGTACCGCCCGATCATGCTGGTGCGCCAGATCCGCCGCATCTCGGGCGACCCGCGCATCCGCATCCGTCTCCGCCCTTCCACTGATTACGGCGCGCGCGCCCCCGAGACCACCCACGGCAGCAACCACATCCGCTACGTGCTCGCGGATTCCACGATCCGTCTGACCACCAATGCCTCGGTGAGCTACGTGCTCGAGGAACGTTCCTTCGTGCTGGAGGAAGACATCGATCTGGTCCTCGGCCCGGACGAATCCCTGGAGACATCCGTCGCGCGGTTCTCCAGGCGGAGTTTCGAACAAACCCAGAGCTACTGGTTCGAATGGACGCGCTCGCTCTCGATTCCCTTCGAGTGGCAAGATGCCGTCATTCGCGCGGCGATTACCCTGAAGCTCTGCAACTTCGAGGAAACCGGCGCGGTGGTCGCAGCCGTGACCACCTCGATTCCGGAAGCGGCCGGCACGGAACGAAACTGGGACTACCGCTACTGCTGGCTGCGAGATGCCTACTTCACCATCGACGCGCTCAACCGGCTCGGGGCAACCCGAACCATGGAGGGCTTCCTGCGTTTCCTGACCAACCTGGTGCGCAGTTCCCCCGATGGGCAGCTCCAGCCGGTCTACGGTGTCTCCCAGGAAGCGCGCCTCATCGAACGTCAGATCGATAGCCTGCCCGGTTTCCTGGGTCATGGGCCCGTTCGCGTGGGCAACCAGGCCTACGAGCACATCCAGAACGATGTCTACGGGAGCGTCGTTCTGGCCGCGACGCAATCCTTCTTCGACCACCGGCTCCGGTCCCCCGGTGACGAGAAGCTCTTCGAACGCCTCGAAAGAGTGGGCCAGCAAGCCGTGAAGCTCTTCGACCAGCCCGACGCGGGGCTGTGGGAGCTTCGCACCCGCGCGCGGGTCCACACTTTTTCCGCACTGATGTGCTGGGCGGCCTGCAACCGACTATCCAAGATCGCCGAGAAACTGATCCGGCCGGATCGGGCCGGCTTTTGGCGGGACCAGGCCGAACACATGCATCGCGTGATCTGCGACGAGGCATGGAACGAAGAGCGAGGATGTTTCGCGGAGAGCTTCGGAGGCAAGGATCTGGATGCGAGCCTCTTGCTCATGGAGCACGTCGGTTTCCTGCCCGCAGATGATCCGCGCTTCGCATCCACTGTGGACGCGATCGGCCAGGATCTGCGCCGGGGCCCGTATCTCTTCCGTTACCACGCCGCCGACGATTTCGGTGAGCCGCGAACCGCGTTCAATATCTGCACGTTCTGGTACATCGGCGCACTCTGTGCACTCAAGCGCAAGGACGAAGCCCGAGAGCTCTTCGAGAACATGCTGCGCCACACCAACCATCTGGGCCTCCTCTCCGAAGACCTCGATATCGAGACAGGCGAACTCTGGGGAAACTTCCCACAGACCTACTCGATGGTCGGCCTCATCCTGTGCGCCATGAGGCTCTCGGAAGGCTGGCACGAGGCGCTCTGAAGCTGACTCGGGTAGCGTCGCGCGCCGGCTTTGCATCACCCATCGACAGCAGGGACACTGGGGGCTCACCTGGAGCAGACCCATGGACCACACCTCCCCGGAAGGCTACGAATTCAACGGCTACCTCGAGGGACTCGAGGGCAACTGGTTCGAGGAAGACGCACTACTCGGGGCCTGGCTCGAGCGATCGCGTCTCGACGAGGCAGCCGTCGGCTGGCTGCGGAAATTCGGTGCTGCGGCTTCGGGCCGATTTCGAGAGCGAGCCGATCTCGTCGAGCGCCGGGAGAACCTCCCCTTCGTCGCGGAGCGCGGCCCGTACAACCGCGAGGGGACCGAGGTCGTACTTCCCGCAGAGACCCAGCAAGGCCTGGCGGAAGTCCACGGCTCCGGCCTCTGGAACCCGGATCTCGACGAGCGTGCACGCTACGCCTTCTTCTACCTGCTGAACCAGAATGGCGAGGCCGGGCTGGCGTGCAGTTCGGCCTGCACGGACGGGCTGGTGCGAGCCCTGCGCATCCACGGCCACGACGAACGCAGCCGTCAGGTGCTCAGTCAGTTGGAAAAGGCGACTCCGGATGCGTGGGTGCACGGCGCGCAATTCGTCACCGAGATCCAGGGCGGCAGCGATGCAGCCACCAATGCCGTTCGCACCGAGCCCACGGGCGATGGTCTCTGGACACTCAGCGGACAGAAATGGTTCTGCTCGAACCTCACGGCGGATTTCTGGCTGGTCACCGGTCGCGTGGCGGGTGGTCAGGCGGGGCATCGCGGCGTCGGGCTCTTCTGCGTGCCGCGCCTCTGGCAGGGCGAGCCCAATGGCCACCGCATCCTTCGCCTGAAGGACAAGCTGGGGACGCGCGCGTTGGCGACTGCCGAACTCGAACTGGATGGCACCGTCGGATGGCCGGTCGGCGACCCCAGCAGTGGCCTGAAGAACATGGTGGCCACGGTGCTGGTCACGAGCCGTATCCACAACGTCGTCGCGGCTGCGGGCTATGCGCGGCGCGCGGTCCGCGAGGCCAATGCGTATGCGCATTTCCGCCAGGCATTCGGACGCAAGCTCTCCGAACATCCGCTCGTCGCCGGGTCGTTAGGTCGTCTTTCCGAAGCCGCTGACCGGATGGAGGCTGGAGCCTTCGCCACGACCGACGCCTGGATCGCGAGCCTCGAACGCCCGGACGACGCCGATCGCGCGCTCTGGGCGCGGGTCCTGGTGAGCATTGCGAAGGCGGTGGTCACGCGGCGGGCCCCCGGCCACGTCTATGAAGCCATGATGGTCTTCGGCGGAAACGGGATCGAGGAGCGCTTCTGCGCACTGCCGCGGCTTTGGCGCGACGCGGCCATCCTGGAAACCTGGGAGGGCCCCTACACGTTGTTGCTGATGCAGGCCCTGGGCGACTTGTTGAAGTTCGGCGTGAAGGGACGTGAACGCTCCTTCCTCGAGTTCGGACTGGGCGACCACCTCGCTGCGGACGACGCACGCGAACTCGCCGCCGTCCTGGCCGCCGAGAACGAAGCCGAGAGTTCGCTGCTCTGGGCCGAACTCGCGCCCAAGCTCTATGCGCGCTTCGAGGAGCGCGCACTCGCAGATCTGGTGGAAGGGCGCTGACGGCCGCCGCTAACCCATCGGGCCCTGATAGACCTCAATGAAGCGCTGGAGAGGATCGCCCGGGGTCGCCAGATTGGCCTCACGGCTGGTGCGGAGGCAGACCACCGCGGGCCCATCCACCGCCCGAGCCTGCTCGAGCGCTGGCCGGAGGTCATCGGGTCCATCCACGTAGAAGCCGTGGCATCCGAGGCCCTCACCGACAACGTCCCAGCGGATCGTGCCCTGTTCGGTGCCAAACGTGCGGCCGTAGATCATCAGCTCGCCCGGCTCTTCCATCGTCCAGGAGCCCTCGGCGAAGACCACCGTCACGATCTTCACCCCTTCACGGGCAGCAGACTGCATCTCCATGATGTTGAAACCCGCCGCGCCATCACCCGTCGTGCAGACGACCTCCCGATCTGGATTCGCGAGTTTGGCTCCGAATGCCGAGGGGATGCCGGTGCCTAGCATGCCGAGTTCGAGAATGTTCAGGTAGGAGCGCGGACGGGTCGAGGGCAGCAGCCAATGCGCCCAGAGTGACGTATTTCCACCATCGGTCGTGTAGATGGCCTCCGTACCGAAGACCTCTCCCACCGCCCGCATCGCGTGGGCCGGATGCAGGCCGGGCCCCTCGAACGCATCGATGGGCTGAAGCTGCTCGCGCCACCAGCCTTCTTCGACCTCGCGGTAGCGCGCGAGATCGGCCGCGCCACTTCGCCGGAAACCCTGCTTCCCGAGCACGCGCAGCAGGCCCTCGAGCGCACCCTTCGCCTCACCGACCACACCCAATGCAATCAGCCGCGTGACACCCAGATGCCGGGGCTCGAAATCGATCTGGACGATCTTCTGCCGAGCCGGGTCGCCCCAGTACTTGTCGTAGGGCAGATCGAGATTGCCGAGCCGCGAACCGACGACCAGCATCACGTCGGCTTCACGCCGAACCTGATCGGCGGCGGTGCTGTAGGGATAGAAGGCGTGCGCGTGATCCCGCGGCACCACGGATCGGCCGGCCATCGTCGAAATGACGGGGCAATCGAGCAGCGCAACCAGTTCGAGCAGCGCCTCGTTTGCCTCGGCCCGGTCGACCCCCGAGCCCGCCAGCACCGCGGGGCGCTCCGCCGCCGTCAGCAGTTCAGCCACCTGCTCCAGCTGGGATTCGGAAACCTCGGCGGGCCCTGAGCGGTATTGCCGGGGCGCGAGAACGGGTACCGCCGCCTCGTCGCCTGTCGCCATGAGCACCGGAGCAGGAATCTCGAGCTGCACCGGACCGGGCCTTCCGCTCCACATCTCGCGGAATGCGAGGCGCGTGACCTCCGGGATACGACCCCATTCGAAGATCGGGCCTCCCCACTTCACGCTCGGGCCGAACGCGTCGAGCTGATCCTGCCCCTGGAAAGTCGAAGGCGGTGAGGGGTAGACGATGCCGAGGCGATGCTGGGATGTGATCGCCAGGACCGGCACCCCCTCGTGCCGCGCGGTGATCACTCCCGGCAGCAGATTCGCCGAACCCGGCCCCGGGTTCCCGAGCACGACGGAAGCGGCCCCGGTCGTCTTGTAGACACCCTCCGCCATATGCGCCGCCGCGGCTTCGTGCCGTACCGGTACGAAACGGATCCCGTGCGCTTCGAGGCAGGCCAGGAGCGGATCGATTTCCGGGCAGGGAAGTCCGAAAACGAACTGGATGTTCTCGCTGGCGAGGCAGCGCGCCAGCAGCTCGCCTCCGGTGATTTCGGCCATGGGTGCCTCCGAGGGTGAATTGGGAGCACCAGTATGACACCGGATCAGAAGACGGGCAGACAGGAAACAGGCCACTAGACTCCGTCCATGCAATTCAAAGCCTGCGCGGCCCTCCTTCTCTCCTTCTTCCTCATGCTCGGCTGCTCCGCCAGCGACACCGACGTCGTCGGCGGCGACGCCGAAACGGCCCCGAGCCCCGAGGCGGCCATGGATCCGGCGGCCGACATGACGATCGAAGTGCTGGTCGAAGGCGAGGGCCGCTCCCCGGCCGCCACGGATACCGTTAGCGTCCACTACCACGGCACGTTCCAGGACGGCAGCGTCTTCGACAGCAGCGTGGACCGGGGCAAGCCCGCCGCCTTCCCGCTGAACCGCGTCATCCCCTGCTGGACTCAAGCCGTTCAGACGATGAAGGAGGGCGGAAAGATCCGGGTGACGTGCCCACCCCACCTGGCCTACGGAGAGCGCGGGGCGGGCCCAATTCCGCCGAACTCCACCCTGATCTTCGAAGTGGAGCTGCTGGGAATCCAGTAGCCGCCTGAATCCGATCCGGGGTAACCTGCCCAGCGCGGAGATTCCCCATGCGTCTTCTTGCTGCTGCACTCCTTCTCCTGCTTCCGGCCACGGCGAGCGCGCCCAGGGCGATACCGGCCCCTTCGAGCGCAACCGGGATTGCCGTAGGCAGGCCAAGCGGGTCGCCAGCATCGAGGAATCGATGATGCGGCAGCTCGCGCCCGGCGGCAACGCGGTCGCGCTGCCCATTCTCCAGCGCATCCAGGAGCGCTACCGGAACCGCTATGCCGATGCGTGCCTGGATCTCAACCAGATCCGGTCTCTCGGTACGCACAACAGCTATCACATCGCGCCGCGCCCGGCGTTCTTCTCGCTCTTGCAAGCGTTGGTCCCCGAGGCCATCGCCTGGGACTACACGAACCTCCCACTCGACGAGCAATTCGAGAACCAGGGCGTGCGCCAGATCGAACTCAATGTGTTCGCAGACCCCGCGGGCGGGCTCTTCGCCCTCAGGCCGGCCCTGGCCTTCGTGCAGGATCCGATCCAGTCCCCGGATCCCGAGATGTCGCAGCCGGGCCTGAAGGTGCTGCACGTGCAGGAAGTCGACTTCGAAACGACCTGCCTGACCTTCGTCGATTGCCTGCTGGTCGTGAAAGCCTGGTCCGATGCGCATCCGCGCCACCTCCCCCTGACGATCCTGGTGGAGCTCAAGGATGAGGTGATCCCGGATCCGTTCAATCTGGGCTTCGCGATCCCGATTCCTTTCGGACCGGCAGAGCTCGACACGCTGGATGCGGAGATCCGCTCCGTCTTCCCGCCGAGCCAATTGCTCACGCCGGACGATGTGCGGCTTCCGGGGCAGACGCTCGAGGACAGCGTGCTCGGTGCCGGTTGGCCTCTCCTGGGAGAAGCGCGCGGCCTGATCATGTTCGCGATGGACAACGGAGGCTCCAAACGCACCGACTATCTCATCGGGCGCCCAAACCTGGAGGGGCGCGTGCTGTTCACCAACGGTGTGCCCGGCACGCCGGACGCTGCCTTCGTCAAGCGCAACGATCCGGTTGGCGCGCTTGTCGAGATCCAGAGCCTGGTGAAGCAGGGGTACCTGGTTCGCACCCGCGCCGATGCGGACACCGTGGAGGGACGCAGCGGTGATACCACGCGCCGGGATGCAGCATTGGCAAGTGGCGCACATTTCGTGAGCAGCGATTTTCCGGTCCCGAATCCGATCTTCGACACCGGCTACCAGGTGCAGATTCCCGGCGGAGCCCCTTCGGGTTGCAATCCCCTCACGGCGCCCCCCGGTTGCCGCAGCGTGGCCCTCGAACCCGACGGGGGCCTTCCGGCGCACTGAGGGCGGCGCGGAGCGGGCGCTGAGGCAGAACCAGAGCAAGCCGCAGAAAAGGCTCGCAGGCGCTGGCCGAGGATGCTTCCATAGCGGCCCATCGGAAGGAGCCCGCGATGCCCCAGCCTCTTCGCCTCGCCACCCTCGTGCCGTTTGGTCTACTCGCGGCGCTCGCCCTGAGTTGCGCCCGGCCTGCGATCCTGGAGGACGAGGCCAGGAGCCCTGTGCTCTTGGATGAACTCGGCCAGCATCGTCATCCGATCACCACGAGTTCGCCCAGGGCCCAGCAGTATTTCGACCAGGGGCTCGCGCTTACCTACGGCTTCAACCACGAAGCGGCGGTGGATTCCTTCGAGGAGGCCGCCCGCCTCGATCCAGCCTGCGCCATGTGCTTCTGGGGAACCGCCCTTGCGCTGGGCCCGAACATCAATGCGCCCATGGGGCCCGAGGCGGGACGCCGCGCCCATTCCGCCGTGCAACGAGCCCTCGAACTGGTGCCCGGTGCCAGCGCAACCGAGGGGGAGTACATCCGAGCCTTGGCAGCCCGGTACTCCGCCGAGCCGTCCGAGGATCGCAGCTCCCTGGATCGGGCCTACGCAGAAGCCATGCGCGAGCTGCACGAGCGGCATCCGAACGACAACGATGCCGCCACGTTGTACGCGGAAGCCCTGATGGACCTGATGCCCTGGAACTACTGGGAGAACGCCGACGAACCCCGGCCCGAAACGAAGACCGTGCTCGCACTCCTCGAAGGCGTACTCGAACGGGAGCCCGAGCACCTCG
This window contains:
- a CDS encoding alkaline phosphatase, giving the protein MRPRWAFGLILLALPALGGDVRASDPWFRSGRVAVQSARARVGPTPRARNVVLFLGDGMGMSTITAARIFAGQQAGNPGEEYQLSFERFPNVGLIKTYNTNQQVPDSAGTMTAIASGVKTKAGVLGVNDAVVFDDWASVGPARVPTLFEEAEERGVATGIVTTARITHATPAACYGHAAHRNWETDSLLSHEARKHDFPDLARQLVEFSAGDGIDVVLGGGRAMFLPANAKDPEEPEVPGLRFDERNLMEEWQKRYPLGRAIWNQTQFDAVDPRGTRKLLGLFDPSHMDFELDRSRDKGGEPSLSEMTAKAIDILRQSEEGYVLLVEGGRIDHAHHANNAHRALVETVEFARAVQVALDRTNRAETLLVVTADHSHPLNIAGYVTRGNPILGKARENPLDGSEPKLAMDGAGRPFATLSYGLGPGHTGATDLQPAGPKRFPHYEATSFEPAQGRPDLTEVDTTDPGYLQEALLPRYSGTHSGEDVAVYADGPGAALFFGVQEQHYLYHALVEAMARSADE
- a CDS encoding glycoside hydrolase family 15 protein, producing the protein MAQLDLGILGNASFSALVDDKGRNVWCCLPRFDGDPVFSSLLAGEGEPESGFFDVLLENFRSSEQEYLRNTAILVTRLHDANGGEIEIIDFAPRYRERERMYRPIMLVRQIRRISGDPRIRIRLRPSTDYGARAPETTHGSNHIRYVLADSTIRLTTNASVSYVLEERSFVLEEDIDLVLGPDESLETSVARFSRRSFEQTQSYWFEWTRSLSIPFEWQDAVIRAAITLKLCNFEETGAVVAAVTTSIPEAAGTERNWDYRYCWLRDAYFTIDALNRLGATRTMEGFLRFLTNLVRSSPDGQLQPVYGVSQEARLIERQIDSLPGFLGHGPVRVGNQAYEHIQNDVYGSVVLAATQSFFDHRLRSPGDEKLFERLERVGQQAVKLFDQPDAGLWELRTRARVHTFSALMCWAACNRLSKIAEKLIRPDRAGFWRDQAEHMHRVICDEAWNEERGCFAESFGGKDLDASLLLMEHVGFLPADDPRFASTVDAIGQDLRRGPYLFRYHAADDFGEPRTAFNICTFWYIGALCALKRKDEARELFENMLRHTNHLGLLSEDLDIETGELWGNFPQTYSMVGLILCAMRLSEGWHEAL
- a CDS encoding FKBP-type peptidyl-prolyl cis-trans isomerase, yielding MQFKACAALLLSFFLMLGCSASDTDVVGGDAETAPSPEAAMDPAADMTIEVLVEGEGRSPAATDTVSVHYHGTFQDGSVFDSSVDRGKPAAFPLNRVIPCWTQAVQTMKEGGKIRVTCPPHLAYGERGAGPIPPNSTLIFEVELLGIQ
- a CDS encoding thiamine pyrophosphate-binding protein; the protein is MAEITGGELLARCLASENIQFVFGLPCPEIDPLLACLEAHGIRFVPVRHEAAAAHMAEGVYKTTGAASVVLGNPGPGSANLLPGVITARHEGVPVLAITSQHRLGIVYPSPPSTFQGQDQLDAFGPSVKWGGPIFEWGRIPEVTRLAFREMWSGRPGPVQLEIPAPVLMATGDEAAVPVLAPRQYRSGPAEVSESQLEQVAELLTAAERPAVLAGSGVDRAEANEALLELVALLDCPVISTMAGRSVVPRDHAHAFYPYSTAADQVRREADVMLVVGSRLGNLDLPYDKYWGDPARQKIVQIDFEPRHLGVTRLIALGVVGEAKGALEGLLRVLGKQGFRRSGAADLARYREVEEGWWREQLQPIDAFEGPGLHPAHAMRAVGEVFGTEAIYTTDGGNTSLWAHWLLPSTRPRSYLNILELGMLGTGIPSAFGAKLANPDREVVCTTGDGAAGFNIMEMQSAAREGVKIVTVVFAEGSWTMEEPGELMIYGRTFGTEQGTIRWDVVGEGLGCHGFYVDGPDDLRPALEQARAVDGPAVVCLRTSREANLATPGDPLQRFIEVYQGPMG